Genomic window (Deltaproteobacteria bacterium):
GATCGAAATAAATCCGGAATGGTTGAAGAAAGCGACGAAGTACACGGAAGATAGTGGAGGGGGTGCTGGCTATCCCATCGACCAGAATTCGAAAGCACCGTCTGAAATTTGAGTGCAGTCACAGATTCATACGAGCCAGTCTTGGCCTCCGACTAAGTCGCGTCGATGGCACGATCCTAGCCAAGGAGACCCTATGGAACACCCCGCAAGACCCATCAACGTTACCGTAAACGGCACGGCGCGTGCGGCCAAGGTGGAACCGCGGCTGCTGCTGGTGCATTTCCTGCGCGAGCACCTGGGGCTTACCGGCACCCACGTGGGCTGCGACACGAGCCAGTGCGGCGCGTGCACAGTGCATCTCAACGGCGCCGCGGTGAAGTCCTGCACGGTGCTGACGGTGCAGGCAGACGGCGCCGAGGTCACGACCATCGAGGGGCTGGCCGACGGATCCACCTTGCACCCCATCCAGGCCGCCTTCCA
Coding sequences:
- a CDS encoding (2Fe-2S)-binding protein: MEHPARPINVTVNGTARAAKVEPRLLLVHFLREHLGLTGTHVGCDTSQCGACTVHLNGAAVKSCTVLTVQADGAEVTTIEGLADGSTLHPIQAAFQEEHGLQCGYCTPGMVMTAAHLLETQPDADDDAIKHALEGNLCRCTGYVNIVKAIRTAAQQLR